The nucleotide window TTGAGGAAGGTCGCCGCCCCTACCAGTCGCAGCTCCATCTCGCCGTCCGCCGGCAGATCGATCAGGCTGATTTTCAGGCGCGAAGCCTTCCAGGCCAGTTTGGCCAGCGTCAGGCCGAAGCCGATCAGCACGCCGGTCAGCAGGTCGGTGAAGATGATTGCCAGTGCGGTCGCCGCATACGTAAACATCGGCATCCGGCCATAACGACCCAGGCCGCGAAAGGCCTTGAGGTCCACCAGTTTGAAACCGGTATAAACCAGGACGCCTGCCAGGCTCGCCACCGGGATGCTTTGCAGCACGCTGGAAAGCAGCAGCACGAAAGCCAGCAACCACAGACCATGGAACACCGTCGACAGTCGGGTGGTGGCGCCGGCCTGCACGTTGGCCGAACTGCGTACGATCACTCCGGTCATCGGTAACGCACCGAGCAACCCGCAGAGCATGTTGCCCACACCTTGCGCCGACAATTCACGGTCGAAGTCCGAGCGCTGGCCGCTGTGCATGCGATCCACGGCGGCGGCCGAGAGCAGGGTTTCGGCGCTGGCGATAAAGGCCACGGCGAAGGCGGCGATCAGCAGAGTCGGGTCTGCCAGATTGAGCAGGTCCGCCGGGCGCAGCCAATCGATGGCTTCTGCCAGGTTGGCCGGGACCTCTACACGTTTGACCTGCAATGCGAGCACGAGGCTGGCGACCGTTGCCAGACCGACCCCAAGCAATGCTCCAGGAACGAAACGCAGGGAGTGCGGACGGAATTTTTCCCACAGCCACATCACGGCAATGGTCGACAGCCCGAGCAAGCCCGCTTGCCAGCCAAACGAAGGCAAAGCCTGAATCACCGCAGCGGGGAAGGCTGCCAGGTTATCCAGCCCCGACGGCTTGGGCACGGCGTCGAGCATCACATGCACCTGTGACAGCACGATCAGTACTCCGATCCCGGCGAGCATGCCATACACCACAGCCGGCGCCGTGACCCGAAACCAGCAACCCAGTTTCAAACGCCCGGCCACCAATTGCAGAAAACCGGCCAGCAGCAGGATCGGCCCAAGCATGGCAATACCATGCTGGCGAACCAGTTCGAACACCAATACCGCCAGACCCGCCGCCGGGCCGCTGACTTGCAGCGGCGACCCGGCAAGCCAACCGACCACCAGGCCACCGATGATACCGGTGATCAGGCCTTTGGACGGTGGCAGTCCCGAGGCGATGGCGATGCCCATGCACAAGGGCAGGGCGACCAGAAACACAACCACCGAAGCCAGTAGCTCCCGTGGCAAAACAGCTTTTAGTTGAGCAGCACGCATGGTGACTCTCCCGAAGTTTTCTTCAGGCATGGCAAAGCAGGCTGCAATATCAGCAGCCTCGGCTAAACCACACGGAGGATTTAGAAGCGCGCTTTAGGCGTCGCCACCGGAATCGGATGACTGCCATCGAGCGGCAGGAAACACCCCTGATCGGCGTCGTAAGCTTTGATTTCGCTGGTTTCGATGTTGTAGACCCAACCATGGATAAACAGCTGACCATTGGCCATGCGCGAGGCCACCGACGGGTGCGTGCGCAAATGCTGCAACTGAGCGATCACATTCTCCTCGGTGAGGATGTGCATGCTCTCGTTTTCATCAGTGCAATGGCAGTTGTCCTGGACCATGGTTTTCGCCACTTCCGCATGGCGCAGCCAGGCTTTGACCGTGGGCATTTTCTCCAGGCTCTGCGGGTTGAGCACCGCGCGCATGGCGCCACAGTCAGAATGCCCGCAGATGATGATGTGCTGCACGCCGAGGGCCAGCACTGCATATTCGATGGCGGTGGAAACACCGCCGTTCATTTGCCCGTAAGGCGGCACGACGTTGCCGACGTTACGGGTCACGAACAAGTCGCCGGGGGCGCTCTGGGTGATCAGTTCGGGAACGATGCGTGAATCGGCGCACGCGATGAACATCGCCCGAGGCCGTTGGGCCGTGGCGAGTTTTTTGAAGAGTTCTTCCTGCTGCGGAAAGATCTCGTGATGAAAATGTAAAAAGCCGTCAACGATATGCTGCAGCGCTGCGTCGGCGGTTTCCGCCTCGGGTTGGGCTGAAGCCGACACAGCCAACGGCTGTTTATCCTTGTCACTCATGATTCATCCTCTTTGGCGGAGTCAGGGAGTTTTCCCGTTTTGTCCGATGTGAAGCCAGTGGCTGTATAAAAAACATCCAGGTCGAAAAGCCAGACCCGTCAGTCACTCGATGAACAAGGTAGCCGTTGAAACTTAACTCAAACTGAATAAAACGCTCTAGAACGGGTGTTCCAGGTCACAAAAAACGTGACCAGCCTAAACGCGGTGTATCGTTTTCTCTACTCACCATAGGGCCAACTGTCGTTAAATCAACGGCATCTGGCGACCCGGCGGACAAAAGGCTGTGCAATCCAGGTTGAAGCCTTCCCGACGATTGAGCCCCAGGCGCTTGATGGTTTTGGCGAAGCGTTGTGCCAACAGATCGGCAAACGGCCCTTCACCGCGCATTCTGGCGCCAAACCGGCTGTCGTAGAGCTCGCCACCACGGCTTTGGCGGATCAGGCTCATCACATGAGCTGCGCGCTGGGGATAGTGGGCGGCCAGCCACTCTTCGAACAGTGGCGCCACTTCCAGAGGCAAGCGCAACATCATGTAAGCGGCACTCTGGGCACCCGCCGCATGAGCTTCGGTCAGCAGGCTTTCGAGTTCGCTGTCGTTGATCATCGGAATCATCGGTGAACACAAAACGCCCACGGTAATCCCGGCTTCGCGCATCACCCGGATCGCCCGCAGTCGCGCCTTGGGCGTTGCTGCACGGGGTTCGAGGATGCGTTTGAGTTCATCGTCCAGGGTGGTGAGGCTGATCATCACCGCCACCAGCCTTTGCTCGGCGAGTTCGGCCAGCAGGTCCAGATCGCGCAGAATCAGCGAACCCTTGGTGATGATGGTCACTGGGTGACGGTAGCGCAGCAGCACTTCGAGGGTCTTGCGGGTGATTCTGTGTTCACGCTCGATCGGTTGATAAGGGTCGGTGTTGGAGCCCAGGTTGATCGGTGCGCATTGATAGCCGCGTTTGGACAGTTGTTCTTCCAGCACATCGGCGGCGTTGGTCTTGGCGATCAGCTTGGTTTCGAAATCCAGCCCCGGCGACAGGTCCCAATAGGCGTGGCTTGGCCGCGCATAGCAATAGATGCAGCCATGCTCGCAGCCGCGGTAAGGATTGATCGAACGGTCGAAGGGCAAGTCCGGCGAATTGTTGCGGGTAATGATGGATTTTGCCGTCTCGATGCGCACCTCGGTGCCTTGGGTGATCGGTGCTTCCTGATACCAGCCGTCATCCTCGGCCACCGAACGGTTCGGCGCGAAGCGGTTGTGCGGGTTGGTGGCGGTGCCGCGACCGCGCGGGGGAAGAGGGGTAGACATGAAAACGCCTCGGTACTGTTTTTATATACAGTATAGGGGCGTCACTCATATGACTAGTGCCACTGGGCGCTTGGTCGAACCCGGACGATATTCGTTACTTCCCCTATCGCGGATCGGCATATTCACGATTCTTTGACAGGTGGCTCACGGGACTTTGACCGCTCAAGGCTCAATCTGAGTGTCATCCAGCTGTCTCTTCCCATACGGTCGCCCGAGCATGTCCCAATTCCGCCTTTTCCCTGCGATTTGTCTGTCGTTGGTTGCGTTTTTTACTCTTTCACTGGCTTGGGCCGACGATACGCCACTGCCTCGGCCAGCGGATTGGGCTCAATCGGTGGAGGTTCAGTACAACCTCTATCAGATGTCCCCGACCCTCTATCGCAGTGCATTGCCAGACAGCGGGGCGGTGCCGCTGCTGGAAAAACTCAAGGTCGCCACCGTCATCAACTTCCTGCCTGAACCGGACTCAAGCTGGTTGTCCACGCCCGGAATCACCCAGATTCAGCTGCCCTACCGCACCAATCACGTGGACGACAGTGATGTGCTCAAGGCGCTTCGCACGATTCAGACCGCCGAAGCCAAAGGCCCTGTACTTATGCATTGCAAACACGGCTCGGACCGCACGGGCCTGATGGCGGCGATGTACCGGGTGGTGGTGCAGGGCTGGAGCAAGGAAGACGCGCTGAGTGAAATGACCCAGGGTGGTTTTGGCGATAGCACCCACTTCAAGGACGGCATTCGCTACATGATGCAGGCCGATGTAGACAAACTTCGTACGGCGCTGGCCAATGGTGATTGCAGCACCAGTCCGTTTGCCAGTTGCTCGATGAAGAACTGGTTCAAATCGGCTCATGTCGAGTAAGTAACACCTTCCACTGCATTGCGCAGTGGAAGGTGAGTCCCAGCACTCAGTGCTGTTCGTCAGGCTTTTTCTTCAGTTTCGGGTTCGGGAAAAACTGCACAGCCTGAACCTTGGCGTCCGGCACCTTGAGTGCCGAGGTGTTGACCCGGGTGCCCAATTCCTTGGGCACCGACAGGCCTTGTTCATTCAGCGTGTCGGAATAACCGCAGGCCACACACTCGCGATGTGGAACGGTATCTTCGTTCCACATCATCAACTTGTCCGGCTCGCTGCAGGCCGGGCAGACTGCCCCGGCGATAAAGCGTTTTTTGGTAATCACAGGTCCCTCTCTCATGCTGCCGCGTCCTCACTCAGGCCGCTGTGGCGCAAGAGTGCGTCAATCGATGGCGCACGGCCACGGAAGTCGACGAACAGCACCATCGGTTCCTGAGATCCACCGCGCGCCAGGATCGCTTCGCGGAAGGCGCGACCGGTCTCGGCATTGAGCACGCCGTCTTCTTCGAACTTGGAGAAGGCATCGGCCGACAATACTTCAGCCCATTTATAGCTGTAGTAACCCGCCGCGTAACCACCGGCGAAGATGTGGGCGAAGCTGTTGGGGAAACGGTTGTAGGCCGGTGGACGCATGACCGAAACCTCGTCGCGCACGCCTTCGAGCACTTGCAGCACGTTACGACCGTCGCCATGGGTGGCGTGCAGTTCGAAGTCGAACAGCGAGAACTCCAACTGACGGACCATCATCAGGCCGGACTGGAAGTTCTTCGCCGCGAGCATTTTTTCCAGCAGGTCTTGAGGCAGCGGCTCGCCGGTTTCGTAGTGACCGGAAATCAGCGCCAGGCCTTCCGGCTCCCAGCACCAGTTTTCCATGAACTGGCTTGGCAGCTCGACCGCGTCCCAGGCCACACCGTTGATGCCGGACACGCCGGCGTGCTCGACGCGGGTCAGCAGGTGATGCAGGCCATGACCGAATTCGTGGAACAGGGTGGTGACTTCGTCGTGGGTCAGCAGGGCTGGTTTACCGCTATCGGCCGGGGTGAAGTTGCACACCAGGTTCGCCACCGGGCTTTGCAGCGCGCCATTGATCGTGCGGCGATGATCGCGGGCGCCGTCCATCCAGGCACCGCCGCGCTTGTTGGCGCGGGCATACAGGTCGAAGAAGAAGCGGCCGACGTGCTGGCCGTTTTCCTTGATTTCGAAAAGGCGAACGTCCGGGTGCCAAGTGTCGAAGCCTTTCAGCTCGGCGATCTCGATGCCATACAGGCGCTGGACGATGCTGAACAGTCCACCCAAGACCTTGTCGATCGGGAAGTACGCGCGAAGGGTTTCCTGGGCGACGCTGTAGCGCTGCTCGCGGAGTTTTTCACCGTAGAAACCGCTGTCCCAGCTTTGCAGATCCGGGCAACCTTGTTCGGCGGCGTAGGCCTTGAGCTGTTGCAGATCCAGGGCGGCGAAAGGCTTGCTGCGTTTTGCCAGGTCGCGCAGGAAACTCAGCACCTGATCGTTGGACTCGGCCATTTTGGTGGCCAGGCTCAACTCCGAAAAGCTGGCGAAGCCCAACAGTTTTGCCAGCTCCTGACGCAGGTCGAGGATTTCTTCCATGACCGGGCCGTTATCGTTCTGACCGGCATTCGGGCCTTGGTCCGACGCACGGGTGCAGTAGGCGGCGTAGACTTCTTCGCGCAGGGTGCGGTCCTGGGCGTAGGTCATTACCGCGTAGTAACTCGGGAATTCCAGGGTGATCAGCCAGCCGTTCAGGTCTTTGGCTTGCGCGGCGGCGGCCATTTGCGCTTTGGCCGACTCGGTCAGGCCGGCGAGGGCGGCTTCGTCGGTGATGTGTTTGGTCCAGGCCTGAGTGGCGTCGAGCAACTGGTTGGAGAAGTGACTGGCTAGCTCAGACAGTTTGCTCTGCACATCGGCATAACGCTTTTGCTCAGGTGCAGGCAGGTCGATACCCGACAGACGGAAGTCACGCAGGGCGTGCTCCAGGATCGTTTTTTGCGCCACGTCGAAACCGGCAGCCTCTGGGCTGTTGGCCAGCGCTTCATAGGCCTGAAACAGTTCACGGTTCTGACCCAGCTCGGTGGCGTAGGCACTCAGGGCCGGCAGGCAGGACTCGTAAGCCTCGCGCAACTCAGCACTGTTGCACACGGCATTGAGGTGGCTGACCGGGCTCCAGGCGGCGCCCAGACGGTCATTGAGTTCGTCCATCGCCAGCACCAGGCCGGCCCAGGTCGGTTGTTTGCCCTGGGTTTTGAGGATATCGACGATGGCGGCGCGGTTGTCAGCCAGGATCTTTTCAATGGCCGGTTGCACGTGTTCGGCACGGATCGCCGAGAACGGCGGCAGGTCGTAGGACTGCAGAAGAGGGTTGTTCACGCTCACGGTTGGCACCTTGGCTGGAAAACATGCGGGAAGAAACATGGCCCCATCTTAATTACAATCGACGCTCACCGCAGCTATCAGCAAAAGAGAGAGAGCCTAT belongs to Pseudomonas sp. B21-015 and includes:
- a CDS encoding YheV family putative zinc ribbon protein, whose protein sequence is MREGPVITKKRFIAGAVCPACSEPDKLMMWNEDTVPHRECVACGYSDTLNEQGLSVPKELGTRVNTSALKVPDAKVQAVQFFPNPKLKKKPDEQH
- a CDS encoding dual specificity protein phosphatase family protein, giving the protein MSQFRLFPAICLSLVAFFTLSLAWADDTPLPRPADWAQSVEVQYNLYQMSPTLYRSALPDSGAVPLLEKLKVATVINFLPEPDSSWLSTPGITQIQLPYRTNHVDDSDVLKALRTIQTAEAKGPVLMHCKHGSDRTGLMAAMYRVVVQGWSKEDALSEMTQGGFGDSTHFKDGIRYMMQADVDKLRTALANGDCSTSPFASCSMKNWFKSAHVE
- the prlC gene encoding oligopeptidase A produces the protein MSVNNPLLQSYDLPPFSAIRAEHVQPAIEKILADNRAAIVDILKTQGKQPTWAGLVLAMDELNDRLGAAWSPVSHLNAVCNSAELREAYESCLPALSAYATELGQNRELFQAYEALANSPEAAGFDVAQKTILEHALRDFRLSGIDLPAPEQKRYADVQSKLSELASHFSNQLLDATQAWTKHITDEAALAGLTESAKAQMAAAAQAKDLNGWLITLEFPSYYAVMTYAQDRTLREEVYAAYCTRASDQGPNAGQNDNGPVMEEILDLRQELAKLLGFASFSELSLATKMAESNDQVLSFLRDLAKRSKPFAALDLQQLKAYAAEQGCPDLQSWDSGFYGEKLREQRYSVAQETLRAYFPIDKVLGGLFSIVQRLYGIEIAELKGFDTWHPDVRLFEIKENGQHVGRFFFDLYARANKRGGAWMDGARDHRRTINGALQSPVANLVCNFTPADSGKPALLTHDEVTTLFHEFGHGLHHLLTRVEHAGVSGINGVAWDAVELPSQFMENWCWEPEGLALISGHYETGEPLPQDLLEKMLAAKNFQSGLMMVRQLEFSLFDFELHATHGDGRNVLQVLEGVRDEVSVMRPPAYNRFPNSFAHIFAGGYAAGYYSYKWAEVLSADAFSKFEEDGVLNAETGRAFREAILARGGSQEPMVLFVDFRGRAPSIDALLRHSGLSEDAAA
- a CDS encoding carbonic anhydrase yields the protein MSDKDKQPLAVSASAQPEAETADAALQHIVDGFLHFHHEIFPQQEELFKKLATAQRPRAMFIACADSRIVPELITQSAPGDLFVTRNVGNVVPPYGQMNGGVSTAIEYAVLALGVQHIIICGHSDCGAMRAVLNPQSLEKMPTVKAWLRHAEVAKTMVQDNCHCTDENESMHILTEENVIAQLQHLRTHPSVASRMANGQLFIHGWVYNIETSEIKAYDADQGCFLPLDGSHPIPVATPKARF
- a CDS encoding PA0069 family radical SAM protein, yielding MSTPLPPRGRGTATNPHNRFAPNRSVAEDDGWYQEAPITQGTEVRIETAKSIITRNNSPDLPFDRSINPYRGCEHGCIYCYARPSHAYWDLSPGLDFETKLIAKTNAADVLEEQLSKRGYQCAPINLGSNTDPYQPIEREHRITRKTLEVLLRYRHPVTIITKGSLILRDLDLLAELAEQRLVAVMISLTTLDDELKRILEPRAATPKARLRAIRVMREAGITVGVLCSPMIPMINDSELESLLTEAHAAGAQSAAYMMLRLPLEVAPLFEEWLAAHYPQRAAHVMSLIRQSRGGELYDSRFGARMRGEGPFADLLAQRFAKTIKRLGLNRREGFNLDCTAFCPPGRQMPLI
- a CDS encoding SulP family inorganic anion transporter encodes the protein MRAAQLKAVLPRELLASVVVFLVALPLCMGIAIASGLPPSKGLITGIIGGLVVGWLAGSPLQVSGPAAGLAVLVFELVRQHGIAMLGPILLLAGFLQLVAGRLKLGCWFRVTAPAVVYGMLAGIGVLIVLSQVHVMLDAVPKPSGLDNLAAFPAAVIQALPSFGWQAGLLGLSTIAVMWLWEKFRPHSLRFVPGALLGVGLATVASLVLALQVKRVEVPANLAEAIDWLRPADLLNLADPTLLIAAFAVAFIASAETLLSAAAVDRMHSGQRSDFDRELSAQGVGNMLCGLLGALPMTGVIVRSSANVQAGATTRLSTVFHGLWLLAFVLLLSSVLQSIPVASLAGVLVYTGFKLVDLKAFRGLGRYGRMPMFTYAATALAIIFTDLLTGVLIGFGLTLAKLAWKASRLKISLIDLPADGEMELRLVGAATFLKVPALTQVLGTIPAGTTVHVPLNNLSYIDHSCLELLEEWGRANAAKGSKLLIEARGLKRRLEGRLRTTTGVGSAA